A window from Cryptomeria japonica chromosome 1, Sugi_1.0, whole genome shotgun sequence encodes these proteins:
- the LOC131051805 gene encoding protein TORNADO 2-like, whose protein sequence is MAVSNNITGALNFVAMVLSVPIIGTGIWLATREDAECVRVLRWPLIVVGTILLLISFAGFVGAFWRVQYLLVIYLIFMLLFIVLLLAFVIFAFIVTNKGGGHSVPGRNYKEYQISDFSGWLRNYVEKSSHWNRIERCLSSSDVCRKLNQRYLSAQDFFNAHLTPAESGCCKPPTFCGYTFVNPTFWVSPTNQNADLDCMVWSNDQLQLCYNCNSCKAGILGNIKREWKKINIILIVALVALIWVYLVGCSAFRNAQTEDLFRRYKERFTS, encoded by the exons ATGGCAGTGAGCAACAACATCACAGGGGCCCTGAATTTTGTAGCAATGGTATTATCGGTGCCAATTATAGGAACAGGCATCTGGCTGGCCACTAGGGAGGATGCAGAGTGTGTGAGAGTTCTTCGTTGGCCACTCATAGTGGTAGGAACAATTCTACTGTTAATTTCTTTTGCAGGCTTTGTGGGTGCCTTCTGGAGAGTCCAATATCTGCTAGTGATATATCTGATATTCATGCTTCTCTTCATTGTTCTGCTGTTGGCATTCGTGATATTTGCCTTTATAGTTACCAACAAGGGAGGTGGGCACAGTGTTCCTGGTAGGAATTATAAGGAATACCAGATCAGTGATTTTTCGGGCTGGCTGAGAAATTATGTTGAGAAAAGTAGCCACTGGAATCGGATTGAAAGGTGTTTAAGTTCTTCTGATGTGTGCCGAAAGCTGAATCAGAGGTACCTGAGTgcccaagatttcttcaatgctcaCCTCACTCCCGCTG AGTCAGGATGCTGCAAACCTCCAACATTCTGTGGTTACACTTTTGTGAATCCAACATTTTGGGTAAGTCCAACCAACCAAAATGCAGATCTTGACTGTATGGTGTGGAGCAATGACCAACTGCAGCTGTGCTATAACTGCAACTCTTGCAAAGCTGGGATTCTGGGAAATATCAAAAGAGAATGGAAAAAGATAAACATCATTCTAATTGTGGCACTTGTGGCTCTCATATGGGTATATCTGGTTGGTTGTAGTGCTTTCCGAAACGCCCAGACAGAGGACCTATTTAGGAGATACAAGGAACGTTTTACCTCATGA